From a region of the Manduca sexta isolate Smith_Timp_Sample1 chromosome 19, JHU_Msex_v1.0, whole genome shotgun sequence genome:
- the LOC115450021 gene encoding CD9 antigen — protein MGMSRCYSLMKCLLILFNIIFLCVGSGACGFAAWALWDGRASENAAGRAGLCALAAWAAALAAGALLALCGAARNSASLLAAAFALLALSAVAEGAAAWWGAAHLPQLQRALRDRLELTVKRDYGVLPSRTHALDAIQQGLQCCGAESMRDWQASEWSRGRLASDEPALAARAAALDLSVGAPAAHYWVPASCCATEDASECGAARRVPAASGSAAGLHGAACGPRVLAALRRGARAPLAAGGALLAAHALALLLTLALCLRAHPDPSYKA, from the exons ATGGGAATGTCTCGCTGCTATTCTTTGATGAAATGCTTGCtgatactttttaatataatattcctg TGTGTGGGCAGCGGCGCGTGCGGGTTCGCAGCGTGGGCGCTGTGGGACGGGCGCGCCAGCGAGAACGCGGCCGGGCGCGCCGGCCTGTGCGCGCTGGCGGCGTGGGCCGCGGCGCTGGCGGCCGGCGCCCTGCTGGCGCTGTGCGGCGCCGCCAGGAACTCCGCCTCGCTCCTCGCCGCCGCCTTCGCACTGCTCGCGCTGAGCGCCGTGGCCGAGGGCGCCGCCGCGTGGTGGGGCGCCGCGCATCTGCCGCagctgcagcgcgcgctgcggGATCGCCTCGAGCTCACCGTGAAGCGCGACTACGGCGTGCTGCCGTCCCGCACGCACGCGCTCGACGCCATCCAACAGGGCCTGCAGTGCTGCGGCGCCGAGAGCATGCGCGACTGGCAGGCGTCCGAGTGGTCGCGCGGCCGCCTGGCGAGCGACGAGCCCGCGctggcggcgcgcgcggcggcgctcgACCTGTCCGTgggcgcgcccgccgcgcactACTGGGTGCCCGCGTCATGCTGCGCC ACGGAGGACGCGAGCGAGtgcggggcggcgcggcgcgtgccgGCGGCGTCGGGCTCGGCGGCAGGGTTGCACGGCGCGGCGTGTGGGCCGCGCGTTCTGGCGGcgctgcggcgcggcgcgcgggcgCCGCTGGCGGCGGGGGGCGCGCTGCTGGCGGCGCATGCGCTGGCGCTGCTGCTGACGCTGGCGTTGTGTCTGCGCGCACACCCCGACCCATCGTACAAGGCGTAG
- the LOC115450020 gene encoding uncharacterized protein LOC115450020 isoform X1: MATVVITFFLLARFYVCKMDADYQESPRDRTTSRREKRWSMNSQRLEEIVAELMKPISDIRRSFDTDLSALLEEYLTEAGLHALEAGEDGEEGGASPIGVAPNYAELALLLQHSACLYGRKVDFLYQHVLNVSDSLQNGTQEEAGREPGAAESPEAGGGSAAARRRRRASGPAGLAGRFGRVALEPSAAARREPAAPRPPPTLPRMYIELEPRVLADGDAPLHDYAGEPIGLPSDFHVIWRLQDGYLVDELEGPRSSSESILNPISLVELQAAIEAAAPPSPPPLPSPLRERSPSPDAHAPPLHASTPLPDRTPSPLKRQRKRRSDVKIDEIVGGRIKILISKELKRQLRCVQEFSIESKWISDVVERRKSRILAERRRLRAHHPRPPNTAFRGFDDSDADIGGFLGWSSSEAALAAAEGATAAVAAREPDSDDDGFFEQSSLGDSDHSRVEDLSVNTSANSEWAAAGGAGGAGGAGGARALHVRALARDVLAACPASGAAPFTAVLDATVKHQTDVSRILLATLFLANAGNVEILPGAPLSTGTFSVRLLSTDERLYCATAREHFQR; this comes from the exons atggcCACCGTTGTTATTACGTTCTTCCTATTAGCTCGATTCTATGTTTGTAAAATGGACGCCGACTATCAAGAGAGTCCGAG GGATCGCACTACGTCCCGTCGAGAAAAACGGTGGAGCATGAATTCACAACGGCTGGAGGAAATCGTGGCGGAACTGATGAAGCCCATCAGCGACATCCGCCGCAGCTTCGACACGGATCTCAGCGCG TTGTTGGAGGAATACCTGACGGAGGCGGGTCTGCACGCGCTGGAGGCGGGGGAGGATGGCGAGGAGGGCGGCGCGTCACCCATCGGCGTCGCGCCTAATTACGCCGAGCTGGCGCTACTGCTGCAGCACTCGGCCTGTCTCTACGGTCGCAAGGTGGACTTCCTCTACCAGCACGTGCTCAACGTCAGCGACTCTTTGCAGAATGGCACTCA GGAGGAGGCGGGTCGCGAGCCAGGCGCTGCGGAGTCGCCGGAGGCGGGCGGCGggtcggcggcggcgcggcggcggcggcgggcctCGGGGCCGGCGGGGCTGGCGGGCCGGTTCGGGCGCGTGGCGCTGGAGCCGAGCGCGGCGGCCCGGCGCGAGCCcgcggcgccgcgcccgccgcccacGCTGCCGCGCATGTACATCGAGCTGGAGCCGCGCGTGCTGGCCGACGGCGACGCGCCCTTGCACGACTACGCCGGCGAGCCCATCGGACTGCCCTCCGACTTCCACGTCATTTGGAGACTGCAG GATGGTTACCTCGTTGACGAGCTGGAAGGGCCTCGGTCATCGAGCGAGTCTATTTTGAACCCGATATCGTTGGTGGAGCTGCAGGCCGCTATAGAGGCGGCGGCGCCCCCGTCCCCGCCGCCGCTGCCGTCGCCGCTGCGGGAGCGCTCGCCGTCGCCGGACGCGCATGCGCCGCCGCTGCACGCCAGCACGCCGCTGCCGGACCGCACGCCCTCGCCGCTCAAGAGACAAAGGAAGAGAAGAAGCGACGTCAAAATCGACGAAATTGTAGGCGGCAGGATCAAAATTTTAATCAGTAAAG AGTTAAAGCGGCAGCTGCGATGCGTGCAAGAGTTCAGCATCGAGAGTAAATGGATCTCGGACGTGGTGGAGCGGCGCAAGAGCCGCATCCTTGCCGAGCGCAGGCGCCTGCGAGCACACCACCCGCGGCCCCCCAACACTG CCTTCCGCGGATTCGATGATTCGGACGCGGACATCGGAG GGTTCCTCGGTTGGAGCAGCTCGgaggcggcgctggcggcggcggaGGGCGCgacggcggcggtggcggcgcgcgAGCCCGACAGCGACGACGACGGGTTCTTCGAGCAGAGCTCCCTCGGGGACTCCGACCACTCGCGCGTCGAGGACCTGTCCGTCAACACCTCCGCCAAC aGCGAGTGGGCGGCGGCGGGTggtgcgggcggcgcggggggcgcgggcggcgcgcgcgcgctgcacgtGCGGGCGCTGGCGCGCGACGTGCTGGCGGCGTGTCCCGCGAGCGGCGCCGCGCCCTTCACCGCCGTGCTGGACGCCACCGTCAAGCACCAGACAGACGTGTCGCGCATCCTGCTCGCGACGCTGTTCCTGGCCAACGCGGGCAACGTGGAGATCCTGCCGGGCGCGCCGCTCTCCACCGGCACCTTCTCCGTGCGCCTGCTCTCCACGGACGAGCGGCTGTACTGCGCCACGGCACGGGAACACTTCCAACGGTAG
- the LOC115450020 gene encoding uncharacterized protein LOC115450020 isoform X2 has translation MATVVITFFLLARFYVCKMDADYQESPRDRTTSRREKRWSMNSQRLEEIVAELMKPISDIRRSFDTDLSALLEEYLTEAGLHALEAGEDGEEGGASPIGVAPNYAELALLLQHSACLYGRKVDFLYQHVLNVSDSLQNGTQEEAGREPGAAESPEAGGGSAAARRRRRASGPAGLAGRFGRVALEPSAAARREPAAPRPPPTLPRMYIELEPRVLADGDAPLHDYAGEPIGLPSDFHVIWRLQDGYLVDELEGPRSSSESILNPISLVELQAAIEAAAPPSPPPLPSPLRERSPSPDAHAPPLHASTPLPDRTPSPLKRQRKRRSDVKIDEIVGGRIKILISKELKRQLRCVQEFSIESKWISDVVERRKSRILAERRRLRAHHPRPPNTGFLGWSSSEAALAAAEGATAAVAAREPDSDDDGFFEQSSLGDSDHSRVEDLSVNTSANSEWAAAGGAGGAGGAGGARALHVRALARDVLAACPASGAAPFTAVLDATVKHQTDVSRILLATLFLANAGNVEILPGAPLSTGTFSVRLLSTDERLYCATAREHFQR, from the exons atggcCACCGTTGTTATTACGTTCTTCCTATTAGCTCGATTCTATGTTTGTAAAATGGACGCCGACTATCAAGAGAGTCCGAG GGATCGCACTACGTCCCGTCGAGAAAAACGGTGGAGCATGAATTCACAACGGCTGGAGGAAATCGTGGCGGAACTGATGAAGCCCATCAGCGACATCCGCCGCAGCTTCGACACGGATCTCAGCGCG TTGTTGGAGGAATACCTGACGGAGGCGGGTCTGCACGCGCTGGAGGCGGGGGAGGATGGCGAGGAGGGCGGCGCGTCACCCATCGGCGTCGCGCCTAATTACGCCGAGCTGGCGCTACTGCTGCAGCACTCGGCCTGTCTCTACGGTCGCAAGGTGGACTTCCTCTACCAGCACGTGCTCAACGTCAGCGACTCTTTGCAGAATGGCACTCA GGAGGAGGCGGGTCGCGAGCCAGGCGCTGCGGAGTCGCCGGAGGCGGGCGGCGggtcggcggcggcgcggcggcggcggcgggcctCGGGGCCGGCGGGGCTGGCGGGCCGGTTCGGGCGCGTGGCGCTGGAGCCGAGCGCGGCGGCCCGGCGCGAGCCcgcggcgccgcgcccgccgcccacGCTGCCGCGCATGTACATCGAGCTGGAGCCGCGCGTGCTGGCCGACGGCGACGCGCCCTTGCACGACTACGCCGGCGAGCCCATCGGACTGCCCTCCGACTTCCACGTCATTTGGAGACTGCAG GATGGTTACCTCGTTGACGAGCTGGAAGGGCCTCGGTCATCGAGCGAGTCTATTTTGAACCCGATATCGTTGGTGGAGCTGCAGGCCGCTATAGAGGCGGCGGCGCCCCCGTCCCCGCCGCCGCTGCCGTCGCCGCTGCGGGAGCGCTCGCCGTCGCCGGACGCGCATGCGCCGCCGCTGCACGCCAGCACGCCGCTGCCGGACCGCACGCCCTCGCCGCTCAAGAGACAAAGGAAGAGAAGAAGCGACGTCAAAATCGACGAAATTGTAGGCGGCAGGATCAAAATTTTAATCAGTAAAG AGTTAAAGCGGCAGCTGCGATGCGTGCAAGAGTTCAGCATCGAGAGTAAATGGATCTCGGACGTGGTGGAGCGGCGCAAGAGCCGCATCCTTGCCGAGCGCAGGCGCCTGCGAGCACACCACCCGCGGCCCCCCAACACTG GGTTCCTCGGTTGGAGCAGCTCGgaggcggcgctggcggcggcggaGGGCGCgacggcggcggtggcggcgcgcgAGCCCGACAGCGACGACGACGGGTTCTTCGAGCAGAGCTCCCTCGGGGACTCCGACCACTCGCGCGTCGAGGACCTGTCCGTCAACACCTCCGCCAAC aGCGAGTGGGCGGCGGCGGGTggtgcgggcggcgcggggggcgcgggcggcgcgcgcgcgctgcacgtGCGGGCGCTGGCGCGCGACGTGCTGGCGGCGTGTCCCGCGAGCGGCGCCGCGCCCTTCACCGCCGTGCTGGACGCCACCGTCAAGCACCAGACAGACGTGTCGCGCATCCTGCTCGCGACGCTGTTCCTGGCCAACGCGGGCAACGTGGAGATCCTGCCGGGCGCGCCGCTCTCCACCGGCACCTTCTCCGTGCGCCTGCTCTCCACGGACGAGCGGCTGTACTGCGCCACGGCACGGGAACACTTCCAACGGTAG